Below is a genomic region from Granulicella sibirica.
GATTCATCGGCGCGAAGCAACGCATCACTCTCGCAGTCGCTGGCGCAGCGGCAGCCTGCGTTCTTGCCACCGGCGTAGGCCGCTGGCCTGCTTTCGTGCATGCCGCGGAGAAATCGAAGACAGGCGACTGGTCCGCATACAACGGCCAGGTCACCAATGATCACTACTCGCCGCTCGATCAGATTAACCGTGCCAACGCGCCTGGGCTCAAGGAAGCATGGCGTTACGATACCGGCGAGACCGGTGGGCTGCAGGACAATCCACTTGTCGTCGCGGGACGCATGTATGTGTACTCGCCGACCGAAAAGATCGTCGCCCTCGACGCCACGAGCGGGAAAGTCCTGTGGACCTTCGACTCGGGCACGCAGGCCCACCAGCCGAACCGCGGCATGTGCCTTTGGACGGACGGCAAGGAAAGCCGCCTGCTCGCGAGCATCCTGGACCACCTCTATGCGCTCGATCCCGCGACCGGTAAGGTGATTCCAGGCTTCGGCGAGAACGGCGCGGTCGATCTGCGCAAGGATCTTGGCGAGGCCGACTACACGAGCTCCTTCGCCGTGATGACCACGCCCGGAGTGCTCTACAAGGACATGATCATCACAGGCTTTCGTGCTCCGGAGGCTGTGCCCGCGCCGCATGGAGATATCCGAGCCTACGATGTCCACACCGGCAAGCTGCGCTGGTCGTTCCACACGATCCCTCATCCAGGCGAGCCCGGCTATGAGACGTGGCCAAAAGACGCCTGGAAGGTCACCGGGGCCGCGAACAACTGGGCCGGCATGGCGATCGACGAGAAGCGCGGCATCGTCTTCGCACCGACTGGCTCGGCTGTCACCGACTTCTACGGCTACGATCGCGTCGGCGAGGACCTCTACGCCAACACGCTCCTTGCGCTGGATGCCAACACCGGAAAGCGCATCTGGCACTTCCAGGGAGTGCATCACGACATATGGGACCGCGACTTCCCCTCCGCTCCCGCGCTCATCACCGTGCACCACAACGGCCAGCTCATCGACGCAGTCGCCCAGACGACGAAGCACGGATACCTTTTCCTCTTCGAACGCGCCACCGGCAAGCCGCTCTTCCCAATCAAGGAACTTCCGTTCCCGCCAAGCGATGTTCCCGGCGAAGTCGCTTCACCGACACAACCTCTTCCATCGATCCCCGAGCCATACGCGCGTCAGAAGCTGACTGCCGGCATGCTCACCCAGCGAACCCCAGAGGCGCACGCGTGGGCGGTCGAGAACTTCAAGGACATGCGCAGCGACGGACAGTTCGTGCCGCTCTCGCTTGGAAAGCAGACAATCGTCTTCCCCGGCTTCGATGGAGGAGCAGAATGGGGCGGACCTGCCGTCGACCCACACTCCGGCGTGATCTTCATCAACGCCAACGACATCGCGTGGACAGGCGGACTCACACCGAACGAGCAGGCAAAGTCACCCGGTGAAGCGACCTATATGAGCCAGTGCTCAGGCTGCCATGGACCCAACCGGCAGGGATCGCCTCCAGCCTTTCCTTCGCTGATCGATGTACATAAGAGGCTGACTGATGCGCAGATCGCCGACGTCGTCCACCAGGGCCGCGGGCGCATGCCGTCC
It encodes:
- a CDS encoding PQQ-binding-like beta-propeller repeat protein, whose product is MHLGFIGAKQRITLAVAGAAAACVLATGVGRWPAFVHAAEKSKTGDWSAYNGQVTNDHYSPLDQINRANAPGLKEAWRYDTGETGGLQDNPLVVAGRMYVYSPTEKIVALDATSGKVLWTFDSGTQAHQPNRGMCLWTDGKESRLLASILDHLYALDPATGKVIPGFGENGAVDLRKDLGEADYTSSFAVMTTPGVLYKDMIITGFRAPEAVPAPHGDIRAYDVHTGKLRWSFHTIPHPGEPGYETWPKDAWKVTGAANNWAGMAIDEKRGIVFAPTGSAVTDFYGYDRVGEDLYANTLLALDANTGKRIWHFQGVHHDIWDRDFPSAPALITVHHNGQLIDAVAQTTKHGYLFLFERATGKPLFPIKELPFPPSDVPGEVASPTQPLPSIPEPYARQKLTAGMLTQRTPEAHAWAVENFKDMRSDGQFVPLSLGKQTIVFPGFDGGAEWGGPAVDPHSGVIFINANDIAWTGGLTPNEQAKSPGEATYMSQCSGCHGPNRQGSPPAFPSLIDVHKRLTDAQIADVVHQGRGRMPSFPGIDQQHLATLLTFSDAGPLPEGASKAKVEEASSKHEAESSGSPADPAPYRFTGYRRFVDPEGYPAIVPPWGTLNAIDLNTGRYLWKVSLGEYPELTAKGVKPTGSENYGGPVVTAGGLVIIAATVYDHTIRIFDSSSGNLLWKADLPFAGVATPSTYMVDGKQYIVIATSNQRTPDKPQGAVYVAFALP